A window of the Eremothecium cymbalariae DBVPG#7215 chromosome 5, complete sequence genome harbors these coding sequences:
- the GPD2 gene encoding glycerol-3-phosphate dehydrogenase (NAD(+)) GPD2 (similar to Ashbya gossypii ADR311C), with protein MFCGTAAISIHRLVTSLRVNRSHSTRCGSRALNTGTAGLLAAQRIQHSANLQYKRTHSNRPAIYSGPPVSDNKTAASRVSSVRMAGTDRLQQTSQILSRSTSQQLVMERPFKVTVIGSGNWGTTIGKVIAENTQLRPRMFVSRVDMWVFEEVIDGKKLTEIINTEHENVKYLPGIKLPENLVANPSLAESARDADILVFNIPHQFLPRVVDQLKGHVKPGARAISCLKGFEVDQEGVKLLSSYIEKHLDIACGALSGANLAPEVAKGNWSETTVAYTIPRNFRGTCRDVDHVVLKSLFHRPYFHVSVIEDVAGISVAGALKNIVALACGFVLGLGWGNNAAAAVQRIGLGEMIKFGKMFFPECKVETFYQESAGVADLITTCFGGRNVRIGKAMATTGKTAKELEQELLNGQSSQGIYTTSEVHEWLERCGKLEDFPLFESVYQIVYCGASMERLPEMLEKVEQA; from the coding sequence ATGTTCTGTGGCACGGCTGCTATCAGTATACATCGGCTAGTAACATCGCTCAGAGTTAACAGAAGTCATAGCACCAGGTGCGGATCACGAGCTCTTAATACCGGGACAGCAGGATTATTAGCGGCACAGAGAATTCAGCACAGCGCTAATTTGCAATACAAAAGAACTCATAGTAATAGGCCGGCAATCTACTCAGGGCCTCCAGTGTCAGACAACAAAACAGCAGCAAGCAGAGTATCATCAGTGAGAATGGCAGGTACAGATAGACTACAACAGACGTCTCAGATTCTTTCACGGTCGACGTCGCAGCAGCTGGTGATGGAACGCCCGTTCAAGGTCACGGTGATTGGATCGGGCAACTGGGGTACCACGATTGGGAAGGTTATAGCGGAGAACACGCAGTTGCGTCCGCGGATGTTTGTGTCACGTGTTGACATGTGGGTTTTCGAGGAGGTCATCGACGGCAAGAAGTTGACGGAGATCATCAACACGGAGCACGAGAACGTCAAGTATCTACCGGGGATCAAGCTCCCTGAGAATTTGGTGGCGAACCCCTCGTTGGCGGAGTCGGCCAGGGACGCGGACATTTTGGTGTTCAACATCCCGCACCAGTTTCTCCCCCGGGTGGTGGACCAGTTGAAGGGTCACGTGAAGCCGGGCGCGCGCGCGATTTCGTGTCTCAAGGGCTTTGAGGTGGACCAGGAGGGGGTCAAGTTGTTGTCGTCGTATATCGAGAAGCACTTGGACATAGCCTGCGGCGCGTTGTCGGGCGCCAACTTGGCGCCCGAGGTTGCCAAGGGCAACTGGTCGGAAACCACTGTCGCGTACACAATCCCCAGAAACTTCCGCGGGACCTGCAGGGACGTGGATCACGTTGTTCTTAAGAGCCTCTTCCACAGACCCTATTTCCACGTGTCTGTCATAGAGGATGTGGCAGGGATTTCGGTGGCCGGTGCCTTGAAGAACATTGTTGCCTTGGCCTGTGGCTTTGTGTTGGGCTTGGGTTGGGGTAACAACGCTGCCGCTGCGGTCCAGCGCATTGGTCTAGGCGAGATGATCAAGTTCGGCAAGATGTTCTTCCCAGAATGCAAGGTGGAGACGTTTTACCAGGAGTCTGCCGGAGTCGCGGACTTGATCACCACCTGTTTCGGCGGCAGAAACGTGCGGATCGGCAAGGCCATGGCCACCACGGGCAAGACCGCAAAGGAGTTGGAGCAGGAGCTTTTGAACGGCCAGTCGTCGCAGGGCATCTACACCACATCCGAGGTGCATGAGTGGCTAGAACGTTGCGGGAAGTTGGAGGACTTTCCTTTGTTTGAGAGTGTGTATCAGATCGTCTACTGCGGTGCGTCTATGGAGCGCTTGCCGGAGATGCTTGAGAAAGTTGAGCAAGCGTAG